Proteins encoded together in one uncultured Desulfosarcina sp. window:
- a CDS encoding sulfite exporter TauE/SafE family protein gives MNGANALAFPAGVIIASLATTVGIGGGILWMPFFILVIKLSPETAVVTSLLVQTAGMGSGSLAFIRKRTADLPLAAFLLLLTLPGLGLGAILTRLLSSANLELALGVLTLTTAFLFVSANQKYSEEGQDRVPLKGLRRHGWIVSVLALASGMLSVSVGEWMVPLMRSRIKLRMRVAVATSIVTVFGTCVAGSLFHLMLGASADLSILIWAVPGVIVGGQIGPRFTERINERSLKEVFIFLLTLIGIHLIYNSY, from the coding sequence ATGAACGGAGCCAATGCCCTGGCCTTCCCGGCCGGTGTGATCATCGCCTCTTTGGCCACCACCGTCGGGATTGGCGGCGGGATCCTTTGGATGCCATTTTTTATTCTTGTCATAAAGCTCTCTCCGGAAACGGCGGTCGTCACCTCGCTGCTTGTGCAGACCGCGGGAATGGGGTCGGGCAGTTTGGCCTTTATCCGGAAGAGAACGGCGGATCTTCCGCTGGCCGCCTTTTTGCTGTTACTGACGCTTCCCGGACTCGGCCTCGGAGCGATTTTGACACGATTGTTGTCCTCTGCCAATTTGGAACTGGCTTTAGGGGTCTTGACGCTGACCACGGCGTTTCTGTTTGTTTCCGCGAACCAGAAATATTCGGAAGAGGGCCAGGATCGGGTGCCGTTGAAAGGGCTGCGCCGCCACGGCTGGATTGTTTCGGTCTTGGCCCTGGCCAGCGGCATGCTCAGTGTAAGCGTGGGAGAGTGGATGGTTCCATTGATGCGCAGCCGGATAAAACTGCGCATGCGCGTTGCTGTGGCTACCAGTATCGTCACAGTCTTCGGTACCTGTGTTGCCGGATCATTATTCCATCTGATGTTGGGGGCATCGGCCGATCTGTCGATCTTGATCTGGGCGGTACCCGGCGTCATCGTCGGCGGTCAGATCGGTCCGCGGTTCACCGAGAGAATCAACGAGAGAAGTTTAAAGGAAGTTTTCATATTTTTGCTTACTCTGATCGGTATTCATTTGATATATAACAGTTACTGA
- a CDS encoding HAMP domain-containing protein, with the protein MNSRNGYSLQRTMIIYMLLIGFAALLVAAEFVVDTHSTELREELSRNFQKYSKGELSQEQVYDPLLRIRNKAMMMVGVILAVVVIVLTMFIKTITEPLQYMVEVSKAISSGDLRRTAGVETRNELSQLSCAIDDMSTNLQEIIMLARSVCVSAGRVTSNALDLLKKEQMTPEQSDDMQKQLVRLDSELTTLGQVIDFFKLYSVDDRV; encoded by the coding sequence ATGAACTCCAGAAACGGTTATTCTCTCCAGCGCACCATGATCATTTACATGCTGTTGATCGGCTTTGCCGCTCTGTTGGTAGCGGCAGAGTTCGTTGTCGATACCCATTCCACTGAACTGAGAGAGGAGCTGAGCCGGAACTTCCAAAAGTATTCCAAGGGTGAACTCTCGCAAGAGCAGGTGTACGACCCGTTGCTGAGAATTCGTAACAAAGCCATGATGATGGTAGGGGTCATTCTGGCCGTGGTGGTGATTGTACTGACCATGTTCATCAAGACGATTACCGAGCCGCTTCAGTATATGGTAGAGGTCTCCAAGGCAATCTCCTCCGGAGATCTCAGGCGGACTGCGGGTGTGGAAACCAGAAACGAGCTTTCCCAACTTTCTTGTGCCATTGACGATATGTCCACCAATCTGCAAGAGATTATCATGCTTGCCCGGTCGGTTTGCGTTTCCGCCGGTCGGGTGACATCCAATGCTTTGGATCTGCTCAAAAAAGAACAGATGACACCCGAACAGTCGGATGACATGCAAAAACAGCTTGTCCGCCTGGATTCGGAGTTGACCACGCTCGGACAGGTCATCGATTTTTTCAAACTCTACTCCGTGGATGACCGGGTATGA
- a CDS encoding AAA family ATPase, which produces MIIICQRCMTRFHLDDDATDKSTFVARCTVCGHLFSAYKPNRVQEITFLDLEKARHDKTDDRVIAVSNRKGGVAKTTTCLNLGVSLTLLKKRVLLVDFDAQANLTLALGQKESPTFYDAQKEIGKGLDAFIVPTKYPNLRLLPSGRNMVLLNKKYFGAGNFEYMLKDRLNTVTEQFDFILIDTPPSIEYYTLNALTASNRVLIPCQCDYLSTHGVDQVLRLIRLIREKSNPHIQSRILFTMLDRNSQASRLILQKIQSFYQGKTFETVIEMDGVLKEAQILNMPAIQYSPKSTAGTQYLELAKEVVAFTESSMLPAP; this is translated from the coding sequence ATGATCATTATTTGCCAGAGATGCATGACCCGGTTTCATCTTGATGACGATGCGACCGACAAATCGACCTTCGTGGCAAGATGTACGGTATGCGGTCATCTTTTTTCTGCGTACAAACCCAATCGTGTTCAGGAGATCACTTTTCTTGACCTCGAAAAGGCCCGTCATGATAAAACCGATGATCGGGTGATCGCCGTCAGCAACCGCAAGGGCGGCGTCGCCAAGACAACCACCTGCTTGAACCTGGGCGTTTCGTTGACGCTGCTTAAAAAGCGTGTGCTTCTCGTGGACTTCGATGCCCAGGCCAATCTGACCCTTGCTTTGGGGCAAAAGGAGTCGCCCACTTTCTACGATGCCCAAAAGGAAATCGGCAAAGGGCTGGACGCGTTTATCGTGCCGACAAAATATCCCAATCTCCGACTGCTTCCCTCCGGCAGGAATATGGTCCTGCTCAACAAAAAGTATTTCGGGGCTGGAAATTTCGAATATATGCTCAAGGACCGGCTCAATACGGTAACAGAGCAATTCGACTTCATTCTGATCGATACACCGCCGTCCATCGAGTATTATACGCTCAACGCCCTGACTGCATCCAATCGGGTGCTGATACCGTGTCAATGCGATTACCTGTCCACCCATGGTGTCGACCAGGTGCTGCGTCTGATCAGGCTGATCCGCGAGAAATCCAATCCGCATATTCAGTCCCGCATCCTGTTTACCATGCTGGATCGGAACAGCCAGGCGTCCCGTTTGATTCTTCAAAAAATTCAGTCCTTTTACCAGGGCAAGACCTTCGAAACCGTGATCGAGATGGATGGCGTTCTCAAAGAGGCCCAAATCCTCAACATGCCGGCCATCCAATACAGCCCGAAGAGTACTGCCGGAACCCAGTACCTGGAACTGGCCAAAGAGGTCGTTGCCTTCACAGAATCGTCGATGCTGCCCGCGCCATGA
- a CDS encoding response regulator, with amino-acid sequence MTNTSTPTDAGFAGTLKNIQLNDLIQMCCLSGSSLCMRVNKDDRLGTIFIVDGEIIHADCEGVVGEEAFYQILCWQTGSFESIETSTTPERTIHQNYHFLIMEAARRVDEASLYAEEDFSPGEDSDEDHLRVLIVDDSPMMRKILSSMLTTSGSRIKVVGMAGNGKEAISLIDELSPDLVTLDVNMPVMDGTSTIKHIMIKKPCPVVITSNPGEGSSKAIFNFLELGAVDFMSKPTKSQDILTQQQKILERVRIAATANVGNFHIPRIPKAKDSERFSHPTEGMCHRLIIVVSGPGGHPEQIRLLHDLVPVVTDSMSSVVAILSLPSLFADAFASYLKQRCRCPASPIDKQRSLAVGHCYVGIHGCPLKVKMNAEIPTIGPADAESSAEAFPLDRLLTTAAALFKQRLTVVLLSGAGTGEQEGLRLVHESGGRIILQERVSAMVAKPLDAVVEAGLADMEVRPADLVRAVQESLVQQARTL; translated from the coding sequence TTGACGAATACATCGACGCCTACGGATGCCGGATTTGCCGGAACGTTGAAAAATATACAACTCAACGACCTGATCCAGATGTGTTGTCTGTCCGGTTCCAGTCTCTGTATGCGCGTGAATAAGGATGATCGGCTGGGAACGATCTTCATCGTCGACGGCGAGATCATTCATGCGGACTGTGAAGGCGTGGTTGGAGAGGAGGCTTTTTACCAGATTCTATGTTGGCAGACCGGCAGTTTCGAGTCCATCGAAACCTCAACCACCCCCGAACGCACCATCCATCAGAATTATCATTTTTTGATCATGGAGGCGGCCCGGCGTGTGGATGAAGCGTCATTATATGCCGAAGAAGATTTTTCTCCCGGCGAAGATTCCGACGAAGATCATTTGCGGGTGCTTATCGTCGACGACTCTCCCATGATGCGCAAGATTTTGTCCAGCATGCTGACGACCAGCGGCAGCCGGATCAAGGTGGTGGGGATGGCGGGTAACGGCAAGGAAGCCATATCGTTGATTGACGAACTCTCGCCGGACCTGGTTACGCTGGATGTGAATATGCCGGTTATGGACGGAACCAGTACCATCAAACACATCATGATCAAAAAGCCGTGCCCCGTGGTGATCACCTCAAATCCCGGGGAGGGCTCCTCAAAGGCGATTTTCAACTTTCTCGAACTGGGTGCCGTGGATTTTATGAGCAAACCCACCAAAAGCCAGGACATTCTCACCCAGCAGCAGAAAATTCTGGAACGCGTCAGGATCGCCGCCACGGCAAACGTGGGCAATTTCCACATCCCACGAATTCCCAAAGCAAAGGACAGCGAACGATTCAGCCACCCGACCGAAGGGATGTGTCACCGTCTGATCATCGTGGTATCCGGTCCTGGAGGGCATCCCGAGCAGATTCGCCTGCTCCATGACTTGGTTCCTGTTGTCACCGATTCTATGAGTAGCGTGGTCGCCATTCTGAGCCTGCCATCGCTGTTTGCCGATGCCTTTGCCAGCTATCTGAAGCAACGCTGCCGGTGTCCGGCATCTCCCATTGACAAGCAAAGGTCTCTTGCCGTCGGCCACTGTTATGTGGGCATCCATGGTTGTCCGCTGAAGGTTAAAATGAATGCGGAAATACCGACCATCGGGCCTGCCGATGCCGAGTCGTCGGCTGAAGCGTTTCCGCTGGATCGGTTGCTCACCACCGCCGCAGCCCTATTCAAACAACGCCTCACCGTCGTTTTGCTGTCCGGTGCCGGTACGGGCGAGCAGGAAGGTTTGCGGCTCGTACACGAAAGCGGTGGACGGATCATCTTGCAAGAGCGCGTATCGGCTATGGTCGCAAAGCCCCTCGATGCCGTGGTGGAAGCCGGTCTGGCAGACATGGAAGTCAGGCCGGCCGATCTGGTCAGGGCGGTCCAAGAGAGTCTCGTTCAGCAAGCCCGGACCCTATAG